The Methylopila sp. M107 genome contains the following window.
GACGCTCGGCGGTTTGGTCGGGAACACGCGCCGCGAGAGCATGCCGTCGCGTTCGAGGTCGCGCAGCGTCTGGGTCAGCATCCGCTTTGAAATGTCCGGCACCAGCCGACCGAGCGCGCTGAACCGCCGGGGGCCCGCGGCAAGCGCGATTAGGATCAACGTCGTCCATTTGTCGCCGAGCCTGTCGAGCACCTGCCGGACCGGGCAGTTCGTCCCGTCGAACCCCTCGCGGCTCCAATCCTCGAAGCGATCGGCGAGCTTACTCCTTACGTCCATGACGGTTCCCTCCAGGTAACCTTGCGACGGGAAACTGCCTCCTTACGGAGCGTGTTAACAGTCTCTATCTGAGACCAGTCCTCAAAAAGAGATTGGCCAGACGTCATGGAAACTCAAGAGCTCATCGCAGTCACGGGCGCGACCGGCCAGCTTGGCCGCCTCGTCGTGGCGGAACTTCTCAAGTCGCGCGACCCGTCCCGGATCGT
Protein-coding sequences here:
- a CDS encoding helix-turn-helix domain-containing protein, producing MDVRSKLADRFEDWSREGFDGTNCPVRQVLDRLGDKWTTLILIALAAGPRRFSALGRLVPDISKRMLTQTLRDLERDGMLSRRVFPTKPPSVEYELTELGRSALAPLSTLLDWAEARFPEIQAARARHDKAAQAD